Genomic DNA from Papilio machaon chromosome 14, ilPapMach1.1, whole genome shotgun sequence:
cttctccccactctcctgcgtctgagcgggggcgcgaggggattatcctcgcgctctcgctccctttcctccttctgcgaaattacaatttcgcagaaggaggaaaccgCCTCCCATGACCCCTCACTGCCCAGCATGGCGCAAATTACGCCTGGGAGTGAGAGGTCATCACCGATCGCCGCTACcagagtgcggcgctcttcggaCCACGCTGTACATACCTGAAGGGTGTGTTGCGCGGTGTCCTCATcagcgccgcactcgtggcacgaCGTCGTCTCCTCTCTTCTTATACGGCACAGGTACCGCCCGAAGCACCCGTGTCCTGTCAGCACCTGTGAAAGTTTGTAATTCAATGCGCCGTGGCGCCTCCCACACCAGTCCGAGAGCCGTGagcgtatggcctctatggtgcgggCGCCGTATTTGGCGTCCGCTAGGCCAGCAGCCCACAGCTCTATGGTCATTCGCTTTCTCTCCGCCCGGGACCGGGCGAGCTACCGGGCGAGCTCCTCtggagccggggcttcgccccgagctctcTGCTCGGCCCGCTCCCGGTACGCTTCGGCCAGCACACCCGCTTCTATCTCCCACGGGGGAGTGCCGGCCAAAGCGCAGGCCGCTGCGTGGCTCACCGTGCGGTAGGCCATGCATGCGCGCACCGCAACGATgcgctgcggcctgcggaggagggccctgtttggCGCGTCCAGGGCTTCTGCCCATATCGGcgcgccgtacagggccatactGCGAATGACCATGGCGTACAAGCGTCTGACCTGTACGCCCGGACCTCTCAAGTTCGGGAGGAGCCTGGCGAGGGCAGAAGCCGCGCCGACGAGTCGGGGGGTTAGCGTCCGGAAGTGATCTCCGAAACGCCAACCCCCATCGAGGATaaggccaagatatttgatccGGGCCTTAACCTCGACCTCGTCCCCGTTGATCCGGAGGGTCGCTCCTGCGGGCACTCTCCACCTCGGCCCTTTGAAGCAGAGGGCCTCGGTTTTGTGGAGTGCCACGCGGAGTCCGagcgcctcgatcctccggaCCAACAGGGTGGCCCCGGCTTCCGCCCTCCTCTTAACTTTTctccaggtggtgtcccggacggctatcATCGTGTCATCTGCGTAGCAAATGACAGCCATCCGGGGCAGCACCtccccgcggatggcccaatcaaagccgatgttccacagcaggggtcctaggacggacccctgaggaacaccggaggccatccgccgctCCTCTCTTCCCTccctccccatgtaggacactacccgctcTCGCAGGTAGTGTCCCACAATCCTCCGGAGATAGAGGGGCAGTTCGTGAAACCGAAGTGCCTCCTCTATTACTccgaaggggagggagccgaaggcgttggcgatgtcAAGTGACACCGCCACCGCCCCCTGTCCCCTCTCGGCCGCATCCTTCGAGAACCTTTTCAGGGCGGTCAGGGCGTCCAGGGTGGATCGCCCGGACCGGAACCCGAACTGGTTCTCGGAGAGCTGCGGCCCTTCCGTctccagatgctggatgatTCGGGAAGCCAATACTCTTTCGAGTAACTTCCCagcctcatccagcatcacgagCGGCCGGTGACCAGAAGGAGAGTCGACGGGGTGACCCTCCTTCCTCAGCAACACCAGccgcccctccttccacaccccGGGGAAACGCCCCTCCGCCAGACAGTCGTTAAACAGTCTGCGGAGGCGTTCCCCGAGGTGTTCCAGCGCAATGTGCAGGACCTTTCCAGGCACTCCGTCTGGCCCCGGGGCCTTGCGGGTCCCCCTGAGCCGGCCCGCCGCCCTGGCCATTTCCTCCTTCGTTATCGGGGGTGGGGCGAGGGCGGCGGACCGGTTCAGTGGTTCGTCGTCGTCCGCCGGCATGTCTCTTGTCATGCGCGGTGGTACAAAAGAAGGGCTATCCGGGAACAGCCCTTCGACCACCGCGCTAAGGACCGCCGGCTCCATCGTTTCCGTGGGGGGCGCCACCTTCAGCTTCGCCCGCACCATGCGGtatgggcgcccccacgggtctGCGTCTAAGGTCG
This window encodes:
- the LOC123721655 gene encoding uncharacterized protein LOC123721655; this translates as MTIELWAAGLADAKYGARTIEAIRSRLSDWCGRRHGALNYKLSQVLTGHGCFGRYLCRIRREETTSCHECGADEDTAQHTLQVCTAWSEERRTLVAAIGDDLSLPGVICAMLGSEGSWEAVSSFCEI